The Rosa rugosa chromosome 3, drRosRugo1.1, whole genome shotgun sequence sequence CATGCATGTTTATAAATGTTAGTTGATTGAAAATGCAGAACAATTTAGAAAGTTGATAAAGATGTAGTTTATTTTAGTTTATATGAAATTAGACAATAGGCCTAACAAGTTTTCTAGGAGACATTAGGAAAATAATGTCCTATAATTAGTATAAATGCCTATCTAGAAACTACTAGTTACAGATTTGGAGAATACAGTAATTGAAAAAGTTCTTCAGGTCTTTTTCTTGTCCAGAATATGTGGAGATGTCATATGAAGGATAGCATCTTCCAAATTGTAGCACCCCTATGATTCATCTTGATGCAATATTTATATAAAGATACAAGGTGGTATATGTTCTTATTGAAACTTACCAATCCAAGTAAGGAGAACATCTGAACAGTATCTATAGATGATACCCCAACCAGAAGAACATTAAAGAATGAAGCATAGCTGATCAAATGGCTATCACTCCCTGAGTAATCTGAAGGAACAGGAGGGGATAGCAGCTTTATAATGAAAAGGCTGGTCTGCTCCTGTAAAATAACTAAATAAGATGAGCATGTACTGCAGGCAAGCAGAGGAAgggaggagggagagagatttCAGACCTGTATATTCCAACCACGAACTAGAGAAGCCCCACAAAGAATGGTAGCAGCAGATATCTTCTCTTCATCCGAACCATTGACAGCAATCTCATATATTTTCTCGATCTCTGCTAAGCTTCCATCAAACCCATGAGCTTAAATTCAGTTGCCATACCACTGGGTAAATTTACAAAAAAGAGCATCTGATATACCTGGCTTCAGGAAAAAGAAGGGTGTAACTGAAGACCAGGTCATCGTGTCAAGAAAAGTTTATGGATACTAAAGTGTCATTGTTTCTACGGGGATACTTTTATCAGCTGACAGTAGTGTAAACTTAGAAATTATTCATCCTTTAATTGAATTTGGCTTAGACGTCTTCTTTATACCGTGTGAGTTTCTGACTACCAGTTTCTGTCACTCAACCTTCATCCCTTGTTAAGGCCTAGCAAAGACAGTGGAACATGGCAGAAACGGAGTTCTTGACGGTAGTATATAGGGGAGGGGACAAATAGAGAATTACTTATACCAAATAAGTATCTGCTGGGCATCCATCTAAGTCAATTTAACATACCATAGCAATGTCTAGAGCTTCCAGTTTAGTTTTTCATTCTACCATATCTTCCACTAGGATGCTAATTTCAAGATCGAGTGGCTTGGTTTTTGCATTCTACCATATCTTCAACTAGGATACGCCAAACAACAGCACTCCCCTTTTTGGAATTGAAAAAGGggaagagaaggaagaaagaggaggaggagcaggaGCGGGGGGTttcaaagggaaaaaaaaagaaaaaaaaaagaagaaaaaaaaagataaacatATTGTAGTGACACGTGTAGCAGCATACCTAGAAGCTGGAGTTGTAACCAAAGCATTAACCATTGGTGGAGTTAGAGGAGACCCTTTCATTAATGAAGACCAAGCAGGCACTTGGCCAGACACATTACGCATTACTTGGTTGCTGCTGCGCACATAACCTGGCCAGAAATATGCTGATGTGTCTAGTAGATTCCGAGCAATACAAGCCTCAACAATTAGATGACGCAGATTTCCCGCTGCAAGTACAAATTATTCAAAAGGCTTGAGGATAGATTGAGCTATCTTCTAACTTCCAAATCTAAATAGCCTACATAAAACAAATTGCAAAGCTGGAAGGAAATTTAATGACTTACTACAATTTATTGGCATGTCATTCACACTAATAGATTCATAGTATCCATTACTGACTGGAAGGCCTGATCTAAACATCATCGCCTTGGCCGCAGCTTGATTGGCCACTGGACAAACAGACTGAGGTGTCGTTAATAAGGCCTCATGATCACCCAATAGCTGTAAGCAGGTAATTAAATCCCTGCGACGCTTTCCCAGAGCCAGTTTTTCCTTCCCTTGGTTAGTAGGGTCCCGCTCAGTTTCCTTCAACAGTTCAGCTTCCTCTTCTTCAACAATATTTGTAACAGCAAGTGTTGTTATAGACAGTAGCATGCATAAGCAGGTATCAAGGCGAGGAACAGGTCCTTCCTTGGGATCCCTTTCCTATAAGACCAAATAAGAACAGAGAAATGTTAATAACTGATCAATATGTATCAATTCAACAGAACGCACCACGAGAAAGACTTGAGAATAAAGCTGCTAAGATCTAACTGTATGCAATTCCTACATTTCATTACGCTGGTTGTCAAGTAAAATTATAGTCATTCCTACATATTAGACACAAGATATGTCTCATCAATGTTTCAAAATGTTGTCGTTGgccaaaagcaaaagcaaaactAAAATGATATTCCTGGAGAGACAATAGCTCAAATTAAAAGCTTTTAAATTTCAAGGGACAAACTTGCAAGCACAGAGGACCCAAGTTCTTGGATGTCACAGCTTGCCTTGTTTAAGTAAACAAGGTTTTGATCTCAGCTTTAGATCAAATTGAGCTTTACTTGACATGCACAAATGTCGTACCAAATCTGACCAGCCTACTCTAACCAGAATACTATTCTTTgatacatcatatatatatatatatatatatatatatatatatatatatatgtatgggaCTTGGGAGTGGTGGTAGGGATGATCAAGCAATCATTGACACTTGAAGAACGGAAGAAGCACATTTAAAGTTCTAGAATTTATCCAACTAGAAATGCCTCTCGGTATGTGTGTAAATTAAAGTATACATACGTATaagtatatatacatacacgCGCGCGTGCATATGCTTTATGTATAAACCAGAATTAGTAATTCCATTATCAATTCTTGGGAATTCCCAGCACACAAGAAAACTTCGTTAAACTAAGAAATTTCTAGCATTAATTGGAATCAATTCTTACCCTTTGAATAAGACGCAGAGCTGCAATCCATACCCCTAAAAATGCATTGTGCCATGTAGTCCCATTAATTGCCTGTAGAGCCTTTAGTAAACCTGCAATATTAACTCAGATAAGTATCACTGCCTAGGAGAACTGGATTCTTATCAACTCCAGGTACAGATAACAAAATGATAACAATTACAAAATTGACCCGCACCAGTAAGAGTTTCAACGGCACTAGTTCCCACTACTTCTGATCCATCCATAGCATCTTCAAGAAAGAGGTCAATAGGAAGCCAAAAGGCAGACGAACTAGCTCCATGTGATTGACAAGCAGAAGACATCAGGGATCCAAAAGACAATACGGCATGAAATTCTTGCCTTGAAATTGTTTTGCCTTCCCGATTCAGAAGTCGACGTGAATCAGATGACAGCTGCAGAAGGGACTCTGGAGTTATATGTTTCAAAGTCCTTAAAACTGATGAGTGTGCCCCGAGCACTTGCAGCTGCTGAACGAAACCTCCCCAATGTGACGGCCTAAAAGAAGGGCAAATAATTTGGTATCTTAATTTAATAATGCTTTTGACACTCTAATATGAGCTTTAAAACTAGTCAAACTGCGTCAGACCATTGTTAAGTGAAACTGCTGTTTTCCACTTCTCCATCACAACACAACTAACATTAAGATGCACAGAATCCTTGAAAGCAAAAGGTAAATGCGTAACAAAAAACTAGGTCCTTACATATTCCGACGTGCCAAGTACAAAATCCTTGAAGTTACTTTGTTTTGAAGAAACTCTACAATTATCTCAATAGCCATTGCAGTATTTGCTTTCTTCAGGCCTTCATTTTGCTCACTTCTCTTTTCATTAAAACTATCAGGACCATCTATTTCCATATCTTGTGGCCTAGTAGGCCATCTGGAGCTCTTGTCTGGAGTAAGTTCGAGCAAACGTTCATCATCTAATGATGCCTCAAGCAACTGCCATATGATTGAAAAGACAAACTCAACAAGAAGAACTCCAGGTTCACACACTGGAAGACCATATTGTTGGGAAAGTTGCAGAACATCATCAATGGATCTTATGATTCTGTAATTGCATCAATATATGTGTTAATAATTGTTGATTGAGCATAAAGCAGAAAATTATCAGAGCACATCAAATGGAAGAATCACTAAATAGACATTTCAAAATGGTATTTGAAGACTTTGATTGGTCTACTACAGATACTACATTAGGACACTCTTTAAGATTCGGTGTTTTTCTCAATGAAGCCACCACCTGGAGGGAAAAGGAAAGGCTTTAAAGAAAAATTGTTGGTGTTAATGATTGTTGATCAACACAGAGCTTTTCTTTTATAGAGGTCTGGGGAGAAACCTGAATACCCATGTGCACAGACTACTGACAGACTTTATTTGGAAATTGCATTCTTTAAATCCAATCAACTTCCAAGAAACCAAACAAATTAAATAATGTTCATTCTTATTTTTTACTGGCAGGGGTGGAAACACCTAAAAGTAGATACAAACTTAAAGTTGTCATGAAAATATTGAACCAACAGACTACATATCATAATGAAAAGGCACAAGGTTAAGGTGACTTTCTAGGGGAAAGTGGGCAATGATAAGTGCACTGTTGCAAGACAAGAACATAAATGAAACTTACTTCTGAAAATTTGGTCCATTCAATTGAGAAGCAAATGAAAGCGTATGCCTCTTAAGAAGTTCCATATAAAGCCTATATGCTGCAGGGTGAATGTGTCGATTTGGAACAACCCTGTATTATACATAGAAAAACTGAAGGTCAATTTATCAGTAAAAGTAAGCACTTGCAGTCTGATAACTGATGATGCAACAGCCACATTGCAGATAACAGAAAGGAAGGTGACAATTGAAAGTCTAAGATAGACTATGCTAATGCACAATGCAGATGTTAAAAGGCAAAATACTTGAAGGTTCACATCCAACATACGATATAAGACATCGTTTTCACCAAGTGAataagttcttcttcttctttttttttttcaccaagcACCACCTTAGTAACTTTGAGCCATAAGACCTTAAATGATACGGTCACTATCCATTTCTATCGTCTGCTTTTTACAGCCCTTTCCATTTCCATCTGGTAGTTATCTATATGTCCCTTACGGTACTGACAATCTCCTAGCTGTATAAACAGATAGCTATGCCAGATTTTAGGTGGCTGATGACCGAGTGAAAGTAGTCAATTTTCAATCCCTCCTTTCTGCTTGTAGCTCTCTTTCTTTATATTTTTCTCTAGTAAGGTGTATTACTAAGTGCCAAAACAATTTTTTAGTCAATACGGACCCTTAACATCTCTCAAACCCATTATCTAACACCCGATGAATCGTAGTTTCTATGCCACAGTACTCTTTCCAACATTCCAAGTAACTCCGGCATTTCGCACAGACCTATCCTCGAAATATACCATGAAGCTTGCCTGATTACTTAGCATCATTTCTTTCTAAATGTACTTACTCTATACCAATACCTTAAATTTCACCATTTAAGCCTACAGAAGGATATCGGTAACTAGATTGTTCTATCTACTATAGTACCTCTCAAGCTCATAAGCAATCATAAACAATCAAATGCCCTAATAACAGAATCTCACTCCCTCATGTACAAATTAACATCCAGTGAAGAAACCAGGAAACTCATACTAGTATAAGAAACTGATAAATAGACAGAAGTAAAAGGCAATGGAAGCATGGGAGTACTTGGTAGAGAGAAGAGCGAGGACGAGCATGGGAGGGACGATCTTGACGGTCAAAGCCTTCTCGAGGAACTTCCACGTGATTGGCACGTGGTTGCCCCAGCAGATGTGGGAGACGAGGAGGTGGGCGAGCTCGACGGACGGCAAGGGCACGGCGGCGGAATTGAGGCTGGAGCTGAGCTGGAGGGCCCAGAGGAGCGGGTCGCTGTTCTTGTCCTGAGCTGACTTGGTGAGTTGGAGGACCGAGTCCCATAGATGACTCGAAGGTTGATGTACGGGCACCACCGCCATCGGAATCACTttagaggatgaagaagaattAGGGTTCAGTTCATTACAAGGAGGAGGGAAGGAGAGAATCTGAATTCTGAAGCTTTGCTTTGTTTTCGCTTTCGCTTCTGTGTGACTGCTTTgactgaggagagagagaagaaagcagACGACACGCACCTCAATTAGTTTCTTTCCGTTGACTGCACATATTTTCATGTGTCTTTGActcttttcatttcttaaaaTTGAAGAAATAATAATTATCTGTATTCTATTTACTGTTCGGTGTTCATAACTAAGAATTTTATTATGTATCAaaaattgtaattattatttttttttttttaacaaaagagCTCGGCCAATTCATTAAGTTCAGCAAACAGAACTAAAACGAAACACCTCTATAAAATATACAGAAAGAAACATTTCTCATAGCACCCTAAAAACTTATTCTAACCAAGAATAAGAACCCAGCATATCCCAATACACCTACATTTTTAGAAAgttcacgcaccattattcctAACAAAAACTCTAAAGTTAATAAAGTAAAGTGAGATCCTCAAATCAAATGGTCTTTGCGACCTAAAATAAAATTAAGCAATCGTTGGATGAGAAGATGATGAGTCAACTTCTACTCCTTGTTTAGTCACCTAAGCCTCTATGTGTTCAGCCACAAAGTCATCAGTGTTCCCAAGCTTAGTAACCTCATCAACCTTGGTTGCAACTACATAAGCAATATCAGCAGTCTGCTCAACGTGACTCTTCGATTTTTTAGGTTTTTTACTTGCAGCTCATTGTCAAGAACACGAGCAGCTTTAAGCTTATTCTTACTCCCATTTGGATGccccaatttcttcttcttcttcagcgaCACAATTATCTTACCATTCTTATGTTGTGGCAATAAAGTCACATTTTCATTCACTTGCAGTTCACACGTAGGGAGAGTAAGGTACCTCTTGCCAGAATGATCAAGTTCTATAACAGCCTTGCATTTATGTACGTCCAATCAAAGTAGCCTCCGAAGCAGGCGCTTACAACGCCATAACAACCTCCTCCACTGCCTCCGGAGCTGCCGGTAGTACTTTCAAAGGCACCAGGCAGGTTATCTACAGGGTTAGAAGAAATAGAGGATACCAAATTCTTAAGAAAACCTACTATCTTAATGCCAGCAAAAAGTGCTCCGAAAGAACACGGCCTCCCACTTTCTTGAAGCCAGAAGACCCATCGCCTCCCTATGATGTATAGGCTCCCAATACCCCTCTCAGGTCGCCACCACTTGCGACACTGCCACTAGCTGACACTAAAGCATGTCTTCCAATACCAGAAACCCTAGGCGTCCCCCCAGACGTGGCCATACCAAAAACTCTAGTCGGTGTTCCTGCAAAAAGAGATAGACTGGCCAAAGTCATAGTCAACTGCCTGCTTTGCAGCTCCTTTTCCTTCACCAAAAACTTGTCGCACCCCACGACTTCGTGTTCAAACAAGTCACACTATCTGCAAAAATCTTTAACTTTCTCATAGACTAGAGTCAACTCAGGCTCGACAGAGAGGATCGAAGAACTCAAATAGCATCTAAGTCCGGATCCTGCATCAGATGTCAAATTTCATTCTGATGCGTTGCCCCACCTCTTTGGTGGAGCGTCAGTTGGTCAAACCGGATCACACGCCCAAGAGACAATTTGACCAATGACAAGGCCACCTTATTCCTCAGAGCCATTTGCGCGCCTTTGACAACCACCTAGGTCTCCATAATCCTCAATGGAACTGCTTCCACTAGTCCGACACTATCGTACTCCCCCACCACCAACATGGTATTCCGGTAGAATTATGGTCCTCTGTGCAGGATCAGATTGCGATCTGCTTCGcaatcaaattgaaacaaaaatcgGTCTCCCACATCTTGAATGGATTGCCCTGACTTGATGTGCCAGATGGTTGAGATGGTACCTTGAAGCTTGGAAACTCGGCTTTCAGCTCAAGTAAATGACCAAACATATACGAATGGTTGTCTTGCAGTGCTCTGCCCTCGTAGGTCTGAGGGAAACCCGAGCAGAGTAAGAGAGTTTAAAAGCCGCAATGAGACTAGTCCGCCATTAGAGCTAGGTCAGATTTGGGAAGTTTGTCGAATAAAATATTAACCGAGAAACGAGAGAGGGGCTCAAAAATTGTAATCATATTTATCATATATCTAAGAAGGATTGACTGATTAATTCATTGCAGAAGAACTTTTTATGGTTGAGCGATTGTTTAAATGGGACAATATCATCGCCATGCAAATAAATATACCTGTAAGGATGTTAACTCTATCAAATGGTACTAGAATCAATGGTACTTCAGCTTGATACGTACGAGGTGTGATTGTTCATTTGAGATGGAGCACATACTAGTGAAGGGCAAGTTAAAGGTGGAGTGACTTGTCTGAAAGAAATATCTAGCTTCTTAATCACGCCTGAGCTAGGCGAAGTAGAATTAAAGGTGGAGTTGCAAACAGACCAATTGAATGCTTGATTCAAAGGTGTTATGCGCTTATTTGCCAACAAGTGAATAATCGTGCTTAGAGACGATGGTCAATTCAAATGATTTGAGGTGAGAGAGAGTATATTAtggtttgatactttgattCAAAGTGGAGATTGTTAGGATGTTGAATTGTGGATGAAATACGAAACCCTATAGGAATAGATCCCATCAGATTAGTTCACATTTGGACTGAAATCCAAACAACATCTCAAATAGCTTTGGACACCCAAAACCTTCTATGGATCTCACATCGCAGCCTATCGAGGGCCAAAAACCCTAGCTAAGAGAAAACGCAAAGTAGCAGTAGTGCCTGTCCGGCGGCGCGCCGTCTCGGCGTCGTCGTCGGACAGGACAGAAGGGACTGTGTACGGTCCAGTCAGAGGAGAGGTTGCAGGGGGATGACCGCGCAAACCCGAACGTTTGCAGACTCTGACGTTGGCGAGGGCAGGCAGGTGGGATCGGAGTCCATCTATCCTCGGGCGGCGCGCAGACTCTTTGATGGTTGTTTAGTTTTGGGGTGGCGGGATCGGCGGTCCGTTGGCGGTGAAGACCCGGTGGCGGATTCGCTGGGTTCCTCTGATCTTCGTTCGGATTCGTTTGCTTCGGTTGGGTTCGGGCGGCTTTGCTTGGATCGGGGATGGGGTGGCGTGTCTTGCCGGTTTGGGGATAATGGAAGGTTGGAAGGTCAGACTGCCCTTGCACGACGTCAAGGGGGCGGCGGTGGAGCTGTCGGCGGTCGGACGAGAGGACTGCGTCATGCCTTCTGCGATTCTCTTTTTAGGCTTGGGCTTGGTATCATATGGGCCTGGGCTTTGGCTCTAGGCCcaatttatttttcagtttatttatctattttaatttatttttcagtGTCTTTAGGTGGCTTTATGCCCATAATAATGTCCTACGCTAGGTTTGTAGGGCGAGGTGGACGTTGTCCCGGTTTATGCACCTtgagtgccttgtctggcctagggCGGCGGCAAACTTCTTGCATTGTCAAATGGTtgcagcctcctagtggcagaatgaaaccAAGTGTCACCGGATTTATttttcggtggcaacatagtgggaaagttgaTATTATTCGTCTATTATGGCTCCGCGTGAGCATTATCTTTCTGGTATGTCGACAAAtttgtaaagcaaatggagtagccagatgtgcactctttgctaattggtgcgtGATAGAATACACAATATTAGTAGGgacttctgatattatttcggaatgTTCTCTTAAGACTTCTtataatttggggtttaggctttatgtccccccttgtattctatggtttcattaatggttatGGCTTAAGGACAGCCGTTTTGGTcctaccttaaaaaaaaaaaaaaaaaaaagcaccgaGTCTGATTTGAGCGCCTCAAATGAATTGAACAATCAATTTGATGCGGACACACTAACTAAAGTAGGCACTCCACAGCCTGCGTCACACACGATCACCaacaaaaaatattaaatttgaTAAAAGCAATAATTACCAAAAGTTTTGATTGGTATTTAATAGCTTAATTTTGAAACTAAAAATTTTAACAGTAGAAtcaattttgaaaaagaaatttgATAATACTTAACTAATTCAAACCAAGTGATATTCCCAAATTATTAGTCGCCTTAATTATATactagcatttctccacacatgctctgcatgtgcaagttattattttttttctttcagaaaaaaaaaaaaaaagttggttattgcagagaaaagaaaatgggagagagaaaagtgggttgtgagtaattttttttaataaacatacattttgtaaatgtcttaattatccttgtgatttaattaattctcaaagtttattaattttctagGATCAATTCTGTTAAAATTTTAGATtgtggctaacaaagcctcttctcttaataatagtatatatatatatatatatatatatatatatatatatatatatctatactattattaagagaatagagtttgtcagccaaaacagaaaaattttaccaaaatatccctcaaatattaaaaaacatttgaactgaaatatttgagaaagacaaaatggtcaattcacaaataaaagaaaaacaaaataaacttaacaaaaaaaaataataaataaaatatgtgcagtaattttctccacattttgTGGAATAATTTCCCACGTAAttatccacacccatagggtgtgtttggagtctagtaTCTATACTATTAATAAGAGAATagactttgttagccaaaatctagaattctgacagaaatgaccctagaagattaataaactttgagaattaattaaatcagaaggataattaagacatttacaaaatatatttttattaaaaaaataaataaaaaaagtatcAACAATCCACTTTTATCTCCCCATcatcttttctctgcaataactaactattttcttttttattttctaaaaaaaaaataataataacttgcacatgcagagcatgtgtgagGAAATGCTAGTATATACTAGTAttcctccacacatgctctgcatgtgcaagtttttttttttttttcagaaagaaaaaaagataataacagttattgtagagagaagttagtgggagacaaaagtgggttgtgagattttttttgtttatttttttaataaaatataatttgtaattgtcataattgtccttgtgatttaattaattctcaaaaatttttaatatttcagggtcatttctgttaaaatttttaattttggctaacaaagcctattCTCTTATTAATAGTATAGATTTAACaaaagaggttttgttagccaaaactgcaAAACATATCTGaaaaaaaattaccttgaaTATTTGAGTGGCAGTATcgtaaataacaaaataaataattatttgaaaaagaaaataaataattttgttGGATGCCACGTGTTGGTTTCGGTCGGAATTAGTTAGAGAGTGAAGTTAGAAGAGGCGGCGGTTACGATACCAGT is a genomic window containing:
- the LOC133740215 gene encoding mediator of RNA polymerase II transcription subunit 33B-like isoform X2, encoding MAVVPVHQPSSHLWDSVLQLTKSAQDKNSDPLLWALQLSSSLNSAAVPLPSVELAHLLVSHICWGNHVPITWKFLEKALTVKIVPPMLVLALLSTKVVPNRHIHPAAYRLYMELLKRHTLSFASQLNGPNFQKIIRSIDDVLQLSQQYGLPVCEPGVLLVEFVFSIIWQLLEASLDDERLLELTPDKSSRWPTRPQDMEIDGPDSFNEKRSEQNEGLKKANTAMAIEIIVEFLQNKVTSRILYLARRNMPSHWGGFVQQLQVLGAHSSVLRTLKHITPESLLQLSSDSRRLLNREGKTISRQEFHAVLSFGSLMSSACQSHGASSSAFWLPIDLFLEDAMDGSEVVGTSAVETLTGLLKALQAINGTTWHNAFLGVWIAALRLIQRERDPKEGPVPRLDTCLCMLLSITTLAVTNIVEEEEAELLKETERDPTNQGKEKLALGKRRRDLITCLQLLGDHEALLTTPQSVCPVANQAAAKAMMFRSGLPVSNGYYESISVNDMPINCTGNLRHLIVEACIARNLLDTSAYFWPGYVRSSNQVMRNVSGQVPAWSSLMKGSPLTPPMVNALVTTPASSLAEIEKIYEIAVNGSDEEKISAATILCGASLVRGWNIQTSLFIIKLLSPPVPSDYSGSDSHLISYASFFNVLLVGVSSIDTVQMFSLLGLVPLLAAALMPICEVFGSSVPSPSWTPTTGEELSCHAVFSNAFTLLLRLWRFDHPPLEHMMGDLPTVGSQVGPEYLLVLRNARLASFGNSPMDRIKSRRVSKFITFSSDPIIMDSFPKLKLWYQQHQKCICSTLSGLVPGTPVHQIVDALLTVMFRKINRSGHPVTPATSGSSNSSASGTDESSIKLKVPAWDILEATPFVLDAALTACAHGRLSPRELATGLKDLADYLPATLATMVSYFSAEVTRGIWKPAFMNGTDWPSPAANLSIVEQQIKKILAATGVDVPSLAVGGSAPATLPLPFAALISLTITYKLDKASERALTLIGPALNSLAAGCPWPCNPILASLWAQKAKRWSDYLVFSASQTVFHHNSDAVVQLLKSCFTSTLGLSSSHVYSNGGVGALLGHGFGSHFSGGITPVAPGILYLRVHRSVRDVMFITEEILSILMLSVRDIASSGLPRERVEKFKKTKYGMRYGQVSLTAAMARVRLAASLGATLVWISGGSSLVQSLIKETLPSWFISGHGLDQEGRESGGMVAMLGGYTVAYFAVLCGTFAWGVDSALPASKRRPKVLGAHLEFLASALDGKISLGCDWAMWRAYVSGFVSLMVACTQKWVLEVDVEVLKTLSKGLRLWNEEELALALLGLGGVGAMGAAAELVVECEF
- the LOC133740215 gene encoding mediator of RNA polymerase II transcription subunit 33B-like isoform X1, which produces MAVVPVHQPSSHLWDSVLQLTKSAQDKNSDPLLWALQLSSSLNSAAVPLPSVELAHLLVSHICWGNHVPITWKFLEKALTVKIVPPMLVLALLSTKVVPNRHIHPAAYRLYMELLKRHTLSFASQLNGPNFQKIIRSIDDVLQLSQQYGLPVCEPGVLLVEFVFSIIWQLLEASLDDERLLELTPDKSSRWPTRPQDMEIDGPDSFNEKRSEQNEGLKKANTAMAIEIIVEFLQNKVTSRILYLARRNMPSHWGGFVQQLQVLGAHSSVLRTLKHITPESLLQLSSDSRRLLNREGKTISRQEFHAVLSFGSLMSSACQSHGASSSAFWLPIDLFLEDAMDGSEVVGTSAVETLTGLLKALQAINGTTWHNAFLGVWIAALRLIQRERDPKEGPVPRLDTCLCMLLSITTLAVTNIVEEEEAELLKETERDPTNQGKEKLALGKRRRDLITCLQLLGDHEALLTTPQSVCPVANQAAAKAMMFRSGLPVSNGYYESISVNDMPINCTGNLRHLIVEACIARNLLDTSAYFWPGYVRSSNQVMRNVSGQVPAWSSLMKGSPLTPPMVNALVTTPASSLAEIEKIYEIAVNGSDEEKISAATILCGASLVRGWNIQEQTSLFIIKLLSPPVPSDYSGSDSHLISYASFFNVLLVGVSSIDTVQMFSLLGLVPLLAAALMPICEVFGSSVPSPSWTPTTGEELSCHAVFSNAFTLLLRLWRFDHPPLEHMMGDLPTVGSQVGPEYLLVLRNARLASFGNSPMDRIKSRRVSKFITFSSDPIIMDSFPKLKLWYQQHQKCICSTLSGLVPGTPVHQIVDALLTVMFRKINRSGHPVTPATSGSSNSSASGTDESSIKLKVPAWDILEATPFVLDAALTACAHGRLSPRELATGLKDLADYLPATLATMVSYFSAEVTRGIWKPAFMNGTDWPSPAANLSIVEQQIKKILAATGVDVPSLAVGGSAPATLPLPFAALISLTITYKLDKASERALTLIGPALNSLAAGCPWPCNPILASLWAQKAKRWSDYLVFSASQTVFHHNSDAVVQLLKSCFTSTLGLSSSHVYSNGGVGALLGHGFGSHFSGGITPVAPGILYLRVHRSVRDVMFITEEILSILMLSVRDIASSGLPRERVEKFKKTKYGMRYGQVSLTAAMARVRLAASLGATLVWISGGSSLVQSLIKETLPSWFISGHGLDQEGRESGGMVAMLGGYTVAYFAVLCGTFAWGVDSALPASKRRPKVLGAHLEFLASALDGKISLGCDWAMWRAYVSGFVSLMVACTQKWVLEVDVEVLKTLSKGLRLWNEEELALALLGLGGVGAMGAAAELVVECEF